The window ttatagtgtgtgtagttcagggtagttgttatggtgtgtgtagatcagggtagttattatggtgtgtgtgtgtagtacagggtagttattatagtgtgtgtagttcagggtagttattatggtgtgtgtagtacagggtagttattatagtgtgtgtagttcagggtagttattatggtgtgtgtgtagttcagggtagttattatagtgtgtgtagatcagggtagttattatggtgtgtgtgtagatcagggtagttattatagtgtgtgtgtagatcagggtagttattatggtatgtgtagtacagggtaataattatggtgtgtgtagatcagggtagttattatggtgtgtgtagtacagggtagttattatggtgtgtgtagttcagggtagttattatggtgtgtgtagttcagggtagttattatggtgtgtgtagtacagggtagttattatggtgtgtgtagtacagggtagttattatggtgtgtgtagatcagggtagttattatggtgtgtgtagtacatggtagttattatggtgtgtgtagttcagggtagttattatggtgtgtgtagttcagggtagttattatggtgtgtgtagtacagggtagttattatggtgtgtgtagtacagggtagttattatggtgtgtgtagatcagtgtagttattatggtgtgtgtagatcagactagttattatggtgtgtgtagatcagtgtagttattatggtgtgtgtagttcagggtacttattatggtgtgtgtgtagatcagggtagttattatggtgtgtgtagtacaggatagtaattatggtgtgtgtagttcagggtagttattatggtgtgtgtagttcagggtagttattatggtgtgtgtgtagatcagggtagtcattatggtgtgtgtagttcagggtacttattatggtgtgtgtgtagatcagggtagttattatggtgtgtgtagttcagggtagttaatatggtgtgtgtagttcagggtacttattatggtgtgtgtgtagatcagggtagtcattatggtgtgtgtagttcagggtacttattatggtgtgtgtgtagatcagggtagttattatggtgtgtgtagtacaggatagttattatagtgtgtgtagttcagggtagttattatggtgtgtgtagtacaggatagttattatggtgtgtgtagttcagggtagttattatggtgtgtgtagttcagggtagttattatggtgtgtgtagatcagggtagttattatggtgtgtgtagtacagggtagttattatggtgtgtgtgtagatcagggtagttattatggtgtgtgtagttcagggtagttattatggtgtgtgtagttcagggtagttattatggtgtgtgtagtacagggtagttattatggtgtgtgtagtacagggtagttATTAAGGAgggtgtagttcagggtagttattatggtgtgtgtagatcagggtagttattatggtgtatgtagtacagggtagttattatggtgtgtgtgtgtagtacagggtaattattatggtgtgtgtgtagttcagggtagttattatggtgtgtgtgtagatcagggtagtttttatggtgtgtgtagttcagggtagttattatggtgtgtgtagttcagggtagttattatggtgtgtgtagttcagggtagttattatggtgtgtgtagatcagggtagttattatggtgtgtgtagttcagggtagttattatggtgtgtgtagttcagggtagttattatggtgtgtgtagttcagggtagttattatggtgtgtgtagatcagggtagttattatggtgtatgtagtacagggtagttattatggtgtgtgtgtagtacagggtaattattatggtgtgtgtgtagttcagggtagttattatggtgtgtgtgtagatcagggtagttattatggtgtgtgtagttcagggtagttattatggtgtgtgtagttcagggtagttattatagtgtgtgtagttcagggtagttactatggtgtgtgtagttcagggtagttattatagtgtgtgtagttcagggtagttgttatggtgtgtgtagatcagggtagttattatggtgtgtgtgtgtagtacagggtagttattatagtgtgtgtagttcagggtagttattatggtgtgtgtagtacagggtagttattatagtgtgtgtagttcagggtagttattatggtgtgtgtgtagttcagggtagttattatagtgtgtgtagatcagggtagttattatggtgtgtgtgtagatcagggtagttattatagtgtgtgtagttcagggtagttattatggtgtgtgtgtagttcagggtagttattatggtgtgtgtgtagatcagggtagttattatggtgtgtgtgtagatcagggtagttattatagtgtgtgtagttcagggtagttattatagtgtgtgtagttcagggtagttattatagtgtgtgtagatcagggtagttattatggtgtgtgtagttcagggtagttcttatggtgtgtgtgtagtacagggtagttattatggtgtgtgtagttcagggtagttattatggtgtgtgtaatacaggatagttattatagtgtgtgtagttcagggtagttattatggtgtgtgtagtacaggatagttattatggtgtgtgtagttcagggtagttattatggtgtgtgtagttcagggtagttattatggtgtgtgtagatcagggtagttattatggtgtgtgtagtacagggtagttattatggtgtgtgtgtagatcagggtagttattatggtgtgtgtagttcagggtacttattatggtgtgtgtgtagatcagggtagttattatggtgtgtgtagttcagggtagttattatggtgtgtgtgtagtacagggtagttattatggtgtgtgtagttcagggtagttattatggtgtgtgtagatcagggtagttattatgttgtatgtagtacagggtagttattatggtgtgtgtgtagtacagggtaattattatggtgtgtgtgtagttcagggtagttattatggtgtgtgtgtgtgtagatcagggtagttattatggtgtgtgtagttcagggtagttattatggtgtgtgtagttcagggtagttattatggtgtgtgtagttcagggtagttattatggtgtgtgtagatcagggtagttattatggtgtgtgtagttcagggtagttattatggtgtgtgtaatacagggtagttattatggtgtgtgtagtacagggtagtttttatggtgtgtgtagttcagggtagttattatggtgtgtgtagatcagggtagttattatggtgtatgtagtacagggtagttattatggtgtgtgtgtagtacagggtaattattatggtgtgtgtgtagttcagggtagttattatggtgtgtgtgtagatcagggtagttattatggtgtgtgtagttcagggtagttattatggtgtgtgtagttcagggtagttattatagtgtgtgtagttcagggtagttattatggtgtgtgtagatcagggtagttattatggtgtgtgtgtgtagtacagggtagttattatggtgtgtgtagttcagggtagttattatggtgtgtgtagtacagggtagttattatggtgtgtgtagtacagggtagttattatagtgtgtgtagtacaggatagttattatggtgtgtgtagttcagggtagttattatggtgtgtgtagttcagggtagttattatagtgtgtgtagttcagggtagttattattgtgtgtgtagttcagggtagttattatggtgtgtgtgtagttcagggtagttattatggtgtatgtagtacagggtagttattatggtgtgtgtagttcagggtagttattatggtgtgtgtgtagttcagggtagttattatggtgtatgtagtacagggtagttattatggtgtgtgtagatcagggtagttattatggtgtgtgtagtacagggtagttattatggtgtgtgtagttcagggtagttattatggtgtgtgtagttcagggtagttattatagtgtgtgtagttcagggtagttattatggtgtgtgtagttcagggtagttattatggtgtgtgtagtacagggtagttattatggtgtgtgtagttcagggtagttattatggtgtgtgtagttcagggtagttattatagtgtgtgtagttcagggtagttattatggtgtgtgtagttcagggtagttattatggtgtgtgtgtagttcagggtagttattatggtgtatgtagtacagggtagttattatggtgtgtgtagatcagggtagttattatggtgtgtgtagtacagggtagttattatggtgtgtgtagttcagggtaattattatggtgtgtgtgtagatcagggtagttattatggtgtgtgtagtacagggtaattattatggtgtgtgtgtacatcagggtagttattatggtgtgtgtagtacagggtaattattatggtgtgtgtagttcagactagttattatggtgtgtgtagatcagggtatttattatggtgtgtgtagtacagggtagttattatggtgtgtgtagtacagggtagttattatggtgtgtgtagttcagggtagttattatggtgtgtgtgtagatcagggtagttattatagtgtgtgtagttcagggtagttattatagtgtgtgtagatcagggtagttattatggtgtgtgtagtacagggtagttattatggtgtgtgtagtacagggtagtgttatgaatgaatgtgtgtgtgtgtgtgtgtgtgtgtgtgtgtgtgtgtgtgtgtgtgtgtgtgtgtgtgtgtgtgtgtgtgtgtgtgtgtgtatgtgtgtgtgtgtgtgtgtgtgtgtgtgtgtgtgtgtgtgtgtgtgtgtgtgtgtgtgtgtctgggtgtgtgtgtgtgtgtgtgtgtgtgtgtgtgtgtgtgtgtgtgtgtgtgtgtgtgtgtgtgtgtgtgtgtgtgtgtgtgtgtgtgtgtgtgtaacaatagAAAGCTACAGTATGAATTCCTGAACACTTAAAACTTCCGTGAAAACAataccaggtgaaggagaagTAGTTTACCAGACCGCTGCAGGTGTTGAGGGAGGCAAAAGAGTCGGTGTGGTTGATAATCCATCCCGAGTAGAAGCAGAGCTGGTCTCTGGCCAGGTGCGACCATTTAGGGGGGTCTCTTTCGCCTCCCCTCTCCTCGACCACAAACCCCTCAGACAGAAAAGCGGCATCCATTTTCAGGTGTAAGTACAGGTCTTTTCCAAAAGCAGGTAAAGAGAAAAATAAGGTGTCCTCCACCGAGTTTAGTCCACCCCGGGAATCGACAGAGCGCTGGCCGCGCCGACGCGCGCTGCGCCTGGATGAGTCATGCAACAGGTGAGCCTCCTCTCCAGAGAGCTCCACGGGGACCACCATGTCCACTGCGTCCGTGTCATAACAGGAGTGATCTATGGGAAAGGAGAAGGGAATAACTTATTAAACATTGAGTGTAACTTTCTGTGTCAACGTCTGTTTGAAAACAATATGCTATTGTTTTCATATTGCCAAGTTGCCTTGAGCTGACTGTGGTGTGATGTAGGCTAGTTATTCAATGACATAGCAgcctatttcacaacaaatgGGGAGAATTGTACTCTATATTGGTCATTAAATAAGGTATATTTGGGGTCATCGAACTTATTCAAGTCACGTATTCAACTCATCTCGCATTGTGCGTAACTTCGTTGTGAGAGGGGCGCTGGAAAACCGCAGAGAAAACGCAGCCAAAGCTGCAGCAAAGTTACTCTTGCAGAGCAGCACAGgacattttgagagagagagatagagggagataaaaagaagagagagagcgagagagagattccCCAAGCAAATAAAGCccatttaaattgaattgagagagagagagagagcgagaaccgaCAACCGCTACAGGCTCCCTGGCAAAACAATGATTCAAAGTTACAAAGTATCTACAACGCAGGTGTTACGTTGTACTTACCAGTCATCGCCTTCACTCCGAAACAGAAGAGGAATATAGACAGGAAAAGCTGCGGGGCATGGCTGTCATACATGATACAGACTAGCTGAGTGACTGCAGAGGGTGTACGCGCCTGCAAAGCGAACCAGGACTGCGGGGAACTTCCACAAAGTTAGTGAAGTTAATCGGAACTCCAGGCAAAGTAGATTTGAAGCGCTAGACACGCCTGTCGCACTTCGGCACTGCCTCTGCGACCACCGGATTGGTTAGggtagtttaaccaaaatatctcTAACGTTTGATTGGACAGAAACAACGTCAATCATCAGGGGGCTGTAACTTAACACGTGGTTTTAGTGTAGAGGGGAAAATATTTGGGAATGTTATATTTAGGAAAGTTTTCTTTCATGGGTTGTGCAGTGCAGTTGCAATATAACCCACTGTTATTTGATATATGCTTGTTATGAACTTGTGGGACAAAGTCCACATTAAATGTGTAGGGCCTGTAATAGCCTATCGACAGTATTTTCAGTCCAAGTGTTAGGAATCAATAGGCAACTTAACGAAAGCTGTGAATGAATTCATGCAGTGCAATTGTAGCCTGTTCAGCCTGCCTTTGCTAGACTGATtgagatgactgtaggtctagCTGGCTACATGTCTGTTCACAGGCCAAGAAACATGTTGCTTCAATTCAAGCTCTTGGATAAAACTAAATGCACAAGAAGAAAAGCTGCAGAAAAAACTGTACAAATCACATAAAGGGTTTTAGCTGGGCTAGCTAATGGACTGTTAAAGTCTTTCATCAGCTCCTAATTGCAAATGGGAAGAAAATGTGTTTcaattagtgagggagatattacACATCAGTGGTTGGCCTCTGGCAATGTGTCCCAGTTTGATAAGTCAGGATGAAATTCCCAGCCGTCCTGAGTGTGCTTACATTGTCTAGTGTACCACGACAAGGGCCCCTGTgtgcctgtcttcctgtctgcctccctgtctgtctgcctgtatgcctgccgatctgcctgtctgtctgcctgtctgtgtgcctgcctgcctgtgggCGTGTCTGTAtgcctctgcctgtctgcctgtctgtctccctgtctgtctgcctgtatgtctgtctgtctgcctgtctgtgtgcctgcctgcctgcctgcctgcctgcctgcctgcctgcctctgtctgtctgtctgtctgtctgtctgtctgtctgtctgtctgtctgtctgtgtgcctctctgcccatctgtctgtctgtccgtctgtctgtctgcctgtctgtgtgtgtgtctgtgtgcctctctgcccgtctgtctgcctgtctgtccgtctctttGTCTGTGTGCGCACACTGCTCTTTTCATCAACAACCAAGCGGTCTTCTAGATGATATAGCCTACAGAGATAAAGGGTGTGGAGAGGGCAATCAGTTTGCCTCTGTCTCCAGCAGGCAGCACAGCCTCTGCATCAGCCACGGTCGAACACTGCCACCAGATATGGATGCAGTCATTTACAATAGGCCAACCCGGTCTATCCTAACCCAGCCCAGAGCCAGCCCCACACACAAAAATACTATTCTGTCTATCCAACTACACTGGCAGTCATCTGATTGCCTTTACTGCTTCATTGGTTAAGGGGTGTGCTTCAGAGCATCAATCACAAACAAATAGACCCATTGGAAGACACTTTAACAGATCAGCACTGACCGGACAAAAGCTGATTGGTGGCACTACTGCCGACTCACGTTCCTGTTCATTCCAGTAGAAAGGGGCTGAAGTAACTGAATTATGTGAAAGaagcatgtgtgtgcgtgcgtgtgcgtgtgcgtgtgtgtgtgcgtgtgcgtgtgtgtgtgcgtgcgtgcgtgcgtgtgtgtgtgtgtgcgtgcgtgctacaccagggctacatcccaaatggcaccatcttCCCTATATGGTGCCAGACTTTTGGACCGAAGTAGNNNNNNNNNNNNNNNNNNNNNNNNNNNNNNNNNNNNNNNNNNNNNNNNNNNNNNNNNNNNNNNNNNNNNNNNNNNNNNNNNNNNNNNNNNNNNNNNNNNNCTAAAGTATagaaaaatagcagatccgtaccacattgggtgaggcgggttgcgggaatgtatattcagttccaataTGGAAAGtgtaattaaaatatatacgaaatgtatacaaaaaatacgaggactatttacgcgggacaagacgggacaagacaaacacacgtccgactgctacgccatcttggaacaacGGTCTATATGTGTACAGTATGCTCAAGTGTGTACAGTATGCTCAAGTCATTGTTTATAAATGTTTAAGTCTGTGTATGCACACTATGCATGCCCACACacgtcctctcctcccttctcctccgtATCACCCACAATCCCACTCTGCTGTTTCCCCAGGAGACGACCCCCGGTAGCTCCTCCAGCCTCTTCCTGCCTTCCCCTCCCACTAATTGCTCTGTCTAAAAACGATCCTCTCgccaggagaggaggtgagaagcAACCTAACAAGCTGGTCCCGCTCCGCTGTTGTTGTAATTAGCGTGTGGCTTGACTCCGAGAGGACGAGCCAGTCAGCAGGCAGGTAAGGATGGAACAGTGTTGATTAAACTAGATGTTtgttgtttcccccccccccccctctcccccctctcccatctctctccccctcccccctctcccccatctctctctcccacctctctccacctcccccttctctcccacctctctctccctcccccctctctcccacctctctccccccccatcccccctctctcccacctctctccccctcccccctctcccccacctctctctcccacctctccccctccccccatcccccctctctcacacctctctcccccacccacctctctccacctaccatctctctccccctcccacctctctcccccccctctctcccacctctcccccctccccccctctctcacacctctctccccccctcccagctctctcccccacccatctctctccacctaccatctctctccccctcccacctctccccctccccctcctctctccccctcccacctctctcccatctctccccccctaccatctctccccccctcccagctctctccccctaccatctctctccccctctctcccacctctctccccctaccatctctctcccccctctctcacacctctctcctcctccccctctccccacctaccatctctctccccctcccccctctctcacacctctctccccctcccacctctctccacctaccatctctctccccctccccctctctcacacctctctcgccctcccacctctatccccctaccatctctctccccctatcatctctctccacctaccatctctctccccctcccacctctctccctctcctacctctctccccctaccatctctctccccctctctccccctaccatctctctccccatctctcccacctctcgccctctctctcccacttctctctctcccaccctctcctctccagaacTTGCAGCTTGTTTGTGGGCAGGATGCTTGGGGCTTGGTGCAGTGCCCCGGAGGCGGCTGCGTGAAGGTGACATCTATCACTTAGTGTGGCGGGCGGCGCGCTATAAATACCAGCGGCAGGCTCCCAGTGGTCCCGCCTTGTGACAGCGccgcagagggagggagggagggagggggagagagagagagagagagagagagagagagagagagagagagagagagagagagagagagagagagagagagagagagagagagagagagagagagagagagagagagagagtgagagacagaaagagagagagagagagagagagagaggagagagaggagagagagagagaggagagagaggagagagagagagagagagagagagagagagagagagagagagagagagagagagagagagagagagagagagagatggaagcagCTGAGGGGGAGCTTGGGAACCGTCTCATGCCTCCTATTTGTGCTGTCAGAGAGATCTTAATTATACTGCACGGCTACAGCTATAC is drawn from Salvelinus fontinalis isolate EN_2023a chromosome 4, ASM2944872v1, whole genome shotgun sequence and contains these coding sequences:
- the LOC129852941 gene encoding A disintegrin and metalloproteinase with thrombospondin motifs 17-like, which produces MYDSHAPQLFLSIFLFCFGVKAMTDHSCYDTDAVDMVVPVELSGEEAHLLHDSSRRSARRRGQRSVDSRGGLNSVEDTLFFSLPAFGKDLYLHLKMDAAFLSEGFVVEERGGERDPPKWSHLARDQLCFYSGWIINHTDSFASLNTCSGLVNYFSFTWYCFHGT